In the Rhodoferax fermentans genome, AACTCGGCACCACGCACTTGCCAGACCATGGTGCGCACAAAACCATGCATGGGCTTGTCGGCCAACGGGCCAAACCAGGGCCAGCACAGTGGCACACCGCCACGCACGGGTTTGCCCAGTTCAAAAATCGCCGCTTTGGAGACCCAGATCACCGGCGCCTGCCCGGCGGGCTGCCAGCTCAGCACATGGGCGCCGTGCAACGCGACGCTGGCGGTGGCCAGCGAGGTGCTGATTTCGGCCACCGGCAGGCCGGGGATGGCTTCGGTGAAACGCAGGGCATTGGGCACAGCGAAGTTGGTGTTCAGGGTGTTGAGCGTTTGTGTCATGGTAAAGACCTGGGTTGAGTAAATTTACAAAAAGAGAGCATCAAGCTCAATGGTTATAAGGGCCAGAGGCCGAAATGCTTTGACAACGGGCCAGAATGGCCTGGGCCAACTGGGGCAGCAGCGCGGGCGAGAGGTCGTGCCCCATGCCCTCCACCACCAGCAATTTGGCACCGGGGATGTGGTCCGCCGTGTCCTGGCCGCCGGGCAGGGGCACCAGCGGGTCGTCGCGGCCATGGATGACCAGGGTGGGTGCGGTGATGCGGCGCAGCAAGGGGCGGCGGTCACCACTGGCGATGATGGCCATCACCTGGCGCGTCAGGCCAGCGGGTTCATAGGCGCGCCGGATGCCGCGACCAACCCGCTCGCGCAACGCTGCGTCAGACTCACGGAACACCGGGCTGCCGATGGTGCGCACGATGCGCACCTGGTTGTCGATCACCGATTCGATGTCCTTGGGCCGCGCCGGGCGGCTCACCACCACACGGCGCACATGCAACGCGGGTTGTTGCAGGCGCGGGTGGCCACTGGTGGACATGATGGAGGTCAGGCTCAGCACCCGTTGCGGGTGCGCAGCGGCCAGCACCTGGCCAATCATGCCGCCCATCGACACCCCAACGATGTGGGCCTGCTGGATCTGCAGCGCATCCATCACCCCCAATGTGTCCAACGCCATGTCGTGCAAGGTGTAGGGCGAAGGCACCGGCAGCTTGAGCACCGAGGCGGCAATGGTGCGCAGCAAGTCAAACCGCCCATGGGCCGGGGCACGGGCCGACAGGCCGCAGTCGCGGTTGTCAAAACGCACCACGCGGTAGCCGCCTGCCACCAGGGCCTGGCACAAGCTGTCGGGCCAGGCCACGAGCTGCAAGCCCAAACCCATGATCAGCACCATGGCCGGATGCGCCGGGTTGCCCAGCACCTCGTAATGGATGGGCCAGGCGCCGCTGGTGCGGCCTTCGACAGGCGCCAGCGGGGCCAAAGCGGCAGCACACGAGGGGTTGGGGTGGGGTGAGTTCATTTTCGAAACGTCGTTCCGGATTTTACGGCGTCGCCGTGGGGGTCAACAGGTCGCGTGATGCTACCCACTCTATAGCTATGGGTCCTTTGAATATAAGGGCTAACAGCCATTTTTACCCAAAATCTGCGGCGAGGCCAGCCACCACAAAGTCGATCCAGACACGCAACTTGGGCGCCAGATAACGGTTAGGCGGGTACAGCAGCCAGGCCGTCCCGGCGTAGTCGGTGACATGGGTCCAGTCGTCCAGCACCGACACCAGTTGCCCACTGGCCAGCGCCTGGCGTGTTGTGAAGTCGGGCAGGCTGGCCAGGCCCAGGTGCTGCAAGGCGCCGTCAAGCCGTACCTCGCTGTGGTTCGCGACATAACGACCAGACACACGCACCGTCACCTCGTCGCCGCCCTGGCGAAAGCGCCAGTGGCGGTCGCGTTCGTCTTCGCCCAGGTACAGGCAGCTGTGCTGGGCCAGATCACGCGGGTGCACCGGTGTGCCGTGGGTGCGCAGGTAGTTGGGGCTGGCGCACACCCGGTGATGCACCGGCATCAGCGGGCGCCCGGCCAGGCCGGGTGGTGGCGCGTCGGTGAGCCGGATCGCCAGGTCCACCGCCTCCTCAAACAAGTCCACCACCCGGTCGGTGATGATCAGTTGCACGTCCACCTCGGGGTAACGCGCCAGAAAGACCGGCATCAGCGGGTGAATAACTTGGCGGCCAAAGGCCTTGGGCATGCTGATACGCACCAGCCCACGCGGTGTGGCGCTTTGGGTGTCGCTGAGCGCCATCACCTCGCGCGCGGCAGCCACCAGGGTTTGACAGCGGCTGTAGGCGGCGCTGCCAGCCTCGGTCAGGCGCAGCTTGCGGGTGCTGCGCTCGAGCAGGCGCACGTGCAAAGCGGCCTCCAGCCGGGCCACCTGGCGGCTCACCGCCGACGGTGTCACACCCAGATGCCGCGCCGCCGCCGAGAAGCTGCCCGCGTCCACCACACAGGCAAAGACGGCCATGTCGGTGAGGTTCTCAAGCGGGGTATTCATGCGTTTGAAGCACAGCTGATGTTCTGAATCACATGATTATCACGATGTAAGAAGCAATCTAGCATCCCACCTCTGTTTCAACAACTGTCACAAGCCTTCCATGACCACCCTGCCCCTCCAACAACCCGCGCACCTGCTGCGCCTGTCCGACCTGACCCTGCTGGTCGTGGCCATGGTCTGGGGCACCAGCTATGGCGTGGCCAAAGGAGCGCTGGCCTTTTACCCGGTGCTGGGTTTTCTGGCGCTGCGTTTTGGCCTGACCTTTGTGCTGCTGTTGTCCAGCTTGCTGCGCGCCAGCGCCCAACAGCGCCGCGACGCCTGGCGCAGCGGGCTACCACTGGGGGGCTGGTTGCTGGCGATTTTTCTGTGTGAGACCTTTGGTGTGGCGCACACCCAGGCCAGCAATGCGGCCTTGCTGATCAGCCTGTGTGTGGTGATGACACCGTTTGCCCAGTGGTGGCTGCTGGGCCAGCGCCCGGCGCCCGCGCTGTTTGGCTTTGCTGCGGTCTCGCTGCTCGGGGCTGCGCTGCTCAGCGGCGGTTTGACCGGCGGCCTGGCCTGGGGTGATGGCCTGATGCTGGGCGCGGCGGTGTTGCGCGCCATTCTGGTCTGCCAGACCAGCCGGCTCACGCGCCAAAGCAGCGCCACCAGCCTGCAGCTCACCGCCGTGCAGTCCGGCGTGATCTGCCTTGGTTGCCTGCTGCTGGCGCTACTGACACGCGGCGGGTTGCCCGATTTGCCCAGCCAAATGGTCTTCTGGCAGGGCACGCTGTACTTGGTGCTGGGCTGCACCGTGTTTGCCTTTTTTGCGCAGAATTGGGCGCTCAAACACAGCGCGCCCAGCCGGGTGGCTTTGCTCACCAGCAGCGAACCTGCCTTTGGTGCGCTGTTTGCAGTGTGGTGGCTCGGAGAGTCGCTCAGCCCCCTGGGCTGGCTGGGGGCGGCATTGATTGTGCTGGCAGCGTTGTGGACCACGTGGCGGCGCCACTGATCACCCACAAGCGCCGGGCACAGATCAGGTGGGCCCATCTGGCACATAATTTGCGCGGCACTCGGCCTTGGCATGGGGAGGCGTCCTCCCCTCAAACTTTCTGGAGCAACCATGGGCTTGAAGACACACAAGAAACAATCGGTCGCTCGCCGCCTGGCGTTGCTGTCCTTGACCGGTCTGACCCTGGTTCTGATGCTGGTGGCCATGACCATCGGGGTCATTGAATGGCGCAGCGTGCATGGCCTGATGCGCCAGTCGGTCGGTGAGAAGCTGCAGGGCATTGTGGCGGTGGCCGATGCCTCCGAGCACACCAACCGCGAGATGGCGGTGCGCAACTTCACCCGGTTTCGCAACGAGTTTGACCCGGCACTCACCTACAACAAAGACACCAGTGAACTGCTGAGTTTTGGCGTGCCGGTGAACGGTGACTTCAGCTCGGTGGACCGCTTCAACAAGGACACCGGCGGTGTGGCCACCGTGTTTTCACGCAAGGGGGATGACTTTGAGCGCGTCACCACCTCGCTGAAAAAGCAGGATGGTGAGCGGGCCATGGGCACCCTGCTGGACCGCAAACACCCGGCCTACGCCCTGGCCATGGCGGGCCAGACCTACACCGGCCCGGCGCTGCTGTTTGGCAAGCCCTACATGACACATTACGAGCCGGTCAAAGACAGCAGCGGGCAGGTGATTGGCATCTTCTTCATCGGCCAGGACATCGGCCTGCAGCAGGCCGCGCTGGAGAAACAGATCATCGAGACCCGTTTTTTTGACAGCGGTGGCGCCTACCTGATCGAGGTCAGCGGCCCTGCCGCCGAGGCACGTTTTGTGGTGCACCCCACCGCCAGCGGCAAAAAGCTGAGCGAGCTGTCCCCCCAGGCCGAGGGCTTTGTGACCGAACTCATGACAAGCCCAGACGGTTATCTGCCGCAAGCCCTGCCCCTGCTCAACGGCGCCACCGATCAGCGCTGGGTGATGGTGCGCAAGCTGGAGCTGGGCAAACGCTGGCTGGTGGCCGAGGTCAGTGCGTCCGAGGCCATGGCCCAGTACTGGACCAACATGAGCCTGATATGGGCGCTGCTGGCCGCCACCGCGCTGCTGCTGGGCCTGGGGCTGTACCTGCTGGTGCGGCGCACGGTGAGCCAGCCACTGCACGAACTGGCCACGGCGGTGCTGGCGGTGGCGCAAGGGGATCTGACGCGCACCTTTGAGAGCAACCGGCGTGACGAGATTGGTGAACTGGTGACCGAAACCGAAGGCATGCGACTGCGTTATTTGCAGGCGCTGCAACAGGTACGCCACGCGGCCGAGAACATTGGCACCGCCAGTTCCGAGATCGCCAGCGGCAACCAGGACCTGAGCCAGCGCACCGAACAGACCGCCAGCAACCTGCAACGCACCGCTTCCAGCATGACGCAGCTGACCGGGGCGGTGCAGCAGTCGGCCGCCGCAGCACACCAGGCCAACCAGCTGGCGGCGTCGGCCGCATCGGTGGCAGCACGCGGCGGGGTGGTGGTGGGTGAGGTGGTCAGCACCATGGACGAGATCAACCAGAGCTCGCGCCGGATTGCCGACATCATCAGTGTGATCGACAGCATCGCGTTCCAGACCAACATCCTGGCACTCAACGCGGCGGTGGAAGCCGCCCGCGCCGGCGAACAGGGACGTGGGTTTGCGGTGGTGGCCACCGAAGTACGTAGCCTGGCCGGGCGCAGCGCGGAGGCCGCGCGTGAGATCAAGGCGCTGATCACGGCCTCGGTCGACAAGGTCGAGTCAGGCTCGCGGCTGGTGCAAAACGCCGGTGACACCATGCGCGAGATCGTTGACTCGGTGCAGCGGGTGAGTGACATCATTGGCGAGATCAGCGCCGCAGCGGCTGAGCAGTCACAAGGCATCAGCAGTGTCAATGTCGCAGTCGGTGAACTGGACCAGATGACGCAGCAGAATGCCGCCCTGGTCGAACAATCGGCCGCAGCGGCCGAGAGCCTGCGTGACCAGGCACAACGGCTGGAACAGGCGGTGTCGGTGTTTAAACTGGCGCACCTGGCCACGCTGAGCCAAACCGCTCTGGCCGCGCAGGCGCCTGCGCCCCGTTTGGGCCAGCCACATTTTCAAGCCCTGGGTCATACTCGCGGCTGATATTTCTGAGGAACTTTGGACATGAATGCACCCGTCAGCACCACTCTTTTGAACACACCCCAGGCCTTGGACCAGGTCAGCCGCGCCTGGGACCAGGACATTGTCAAACAGCTCAGCGACTACATCGCGATCCCCGCCAAGTCACCGATGTTTGACCCTGACTGGGCGCAGCATGGGTTCATCGACACCGTGGTGCGCAACGCTTTTGAATGGGTGCAGGCGCAAAAGGTGCCCGGCTTGCAGATCGAGATCGTGCGCCTGCCCGGACGCACACCAGTGCTGTTTTTTGAATTGGCCGCATCGCAAGGCGCTACACAATCACAAGCACCAAACCCTGATAACACCAGGGCTAGCGGCCAAACTGTCATGTTTTACGGGCATCTGGACAAACAGCCCGAGTTCACCGGCTGGCGTGCCGACCTGGGGCCGTGGACTCCCAAATACCTGGAAGGCAAGTTGTATGGCCGCGGTGGCGCCGACGACGGTTACGCCATCTACGCGGCGGTGGCAGCGATCCAGGCGCTGCAAAGCCAGCAGGTTGCCCACCCGCGCATCGTGGGCTTGGTAGAGACCTGCGAAGAGAGTGGCTCGCGTGACTTGCTGCCCTACATCGACGCGCTCAAACCCCGCCTGGGCGAGGTTGGCCTGGTGATCTGCCTGGACTCGGGCGCGGGCAATTACGACCAGCTCTGGCTCACCAACAGCCTGCGTGGCATGGCCAGTGGGGTGCTCAAGGTTGAGGTGCTGACCGAAGGCGTGCATTCGGGTGACGCCAGCGGCCTGGTGCCGTCGAGCTTTCGCATCCTGCGCCACGTACTGGATCGGCTCGAAGACAGCGCCACCGGCCGCTTGTTGCCCGCGCAGTTCCACTGCGAGGTGCCAGCGGACCGGCTGGTCCAGGCGCAGGCTACGGCAAACATCCTGGGTGACGAGATCTACAAACGTTTCCCCTGGGCGCATGCCGACTGCGGTGGCGCCTCACAAAGCATGCTGCCCACCACCACCGACCCGCTGCAGGCGTTGCTGAACCGCACCTGGCTGCCGACCCTGAGCGTGACCGGTGTCGAGGGGATGCCCGACCTGCAAAACGCGGGCAATGTGCTGCGCCCCTACACCGCCTTCAAACTGTCCTTGCGCCTGCCCCCTCTGGTGGACGCTGCCAGCGCGGTGGCCGACCTCAAAACCCTGCTCGAAGACAACGCGCCCTACCGGGCCAAGGTCACCTTTGACCACGCGGCCGGCGCCACCGGCTGGAACGCCCCGAGCACCGCACCGTGGTTCGAGCAGGCGCTCAACGCCGCCTCACAGAGCTGTTTTGGCGCACCCTGCGGCTACATCGGCCAGGGCGGCACCATACCGCTCATGAACATGTTGTCCATGGGTTTCCCGAAAGCCCAGATGATGGTCTGTGGTGTGCTCGGCCCCAAGAGCAACGCCCACGGGCCCAACGAGTTTTTGCATGTGCCCTATGCCAAAAAACTCACGGCGGCGGTGGCGCAGGTGATTGCGGCGGCGGCCTACGCGGCCTGAGGGAAGCCAAACCAGCCTGGGGTACTTTCCCAGGCTGAAGCATGTTTGATGCCTCCAGCCCTTATGCCATAAGGGATAGCAGCTATCAAACCAATAGGGTTTGATGGCACAGACTCAGGCAACCTCGACGCGGTTGCGTCCGGCGCGTTTGGCGCGGTACAGCGCCTGATCAGCCGCTTGCACCAGGCTGTAAAAATCCACGCCATGGTCGGCAAACGTGGCCACACCGATGGACAGCGTCGCCATGACCGGGCGGCCCGCCAGTGCCAGCGGACTCAGCTCGTAACGCTGGCGCAGCTCTTCGGCCACCGCCTTGGCCACCACGGCATCTGCGGCCACCAGCACCAGCAAAAACTCCTCGCCACCGTAACGGAACAACATGTCGCTGTCGCGCGTGCGCTCCAGCAGCAAGCGGGCGGTTTCACGCAACACATCGTCGCCCACCTGGTGCCCATAGCTGTCGTTGATGCGCTTGAAATAGTCAATATCAATCATCAGCAGGCTCAGTGGCTGCCCATCGCGGGCGCAGCGTGCCAGCTCCCGCTCCATGACGTCGCTCAGGTGGTGCCGGTTGAACAAGCCTGTCAACGCATCACGGCGTACCTGCTCGCGCAATTGGGTCTGCAGGCTCTGGATCTCGGCCAACTGTTGTTGCAAGGCCAGCTCTTTGGTTTGTAACTCCTGGCGGGTGTCACGCAGCCGCATCGAGCGTTTCTGGCTGTCCAGAGACACAAAAAACAGATACAGAGAGACCGAGACAATAGCCAGCGCCGTCACCCAGGGATCGGTCTGGGGCTGCAGTGTCCAGCCGGTGATCGACCCGGCCAACGCACAGCCCACGGCCAACAAACTCAGCGCCTCCAGCCAACCGCGTGTACCGCGGTACAGGGTGAGGTTCAGCAAACAGCCGATCACCATGACAAAGCTGATCCAAAGCGGGAAATGCAGCACCGCGATCCACGCGCCAAGACTCAGCGCATCCAGATACATGTGTCTGATTTCTGCCGCCATCGGGTCGGCGGCGCGCCGGGCAAGCCAGAAGGCCAGCTGGGGGTACACCGCAAAGTGCGCCACCAACACCAGCCAGAGCAGCGGGCTTCGGTCTTGCGGAGCCACGTGCAAACCAACCACCACCAGCAACATGGCATAACCCAGGCTGCGGTGGCGGTGGTTGACATGCACTGCCCAGTGGGTCTTGCCCCTTGGCGCAGCGGTGGGCGTTATTTCTGGCAAGTGCAACAAGGTATTTGGGGGGGGAAGGGGTGATTCTGTCAGGTGCCTGGGGCTGGCAGATCATGACCCAGAACCTCAGCGCAAGTCAAACAACTCGTCGTGAAAGTTTTTACCGGACAAGCCGCGTGTCGCAAAGTCGGTCTTGAGCGCCTGGCCAAATTTGGCGGGGCCACAAAACCAGATGTCACCCAGGCGCCAGTCGGGCACCAGCGCGCAGATGCTTTGCGCGGTGAGTCTGCCGTCCTGGGCCTCCACCAGCACATGCAGCGTCACCCGGGCTTCACGTGCGAGCAGCTTGAGTTTGTGGATGGCCAGGTGGTAGGGTGAGGCGGTGGCGTAGAACAGGTCGATGGGTTTGGCCTGCGGTGCCAGCACCAGCTCTTCCAGCCGGGCGACAAAGGGCGTGATGCCAATGCCACCACCGACCCAGATCTGGCGTTCACAGTCGCTGTCAAAGTTGAACTGGCCGTAAGGCCCTTCGATGTGGACCGGGTCACCCAGCTTGAGGCGGCTGGGCAGCAGCGTGGTGTAGTCACCCAACCCCTTGATCAGAAACACCATATGGCCGTCCCCCGTCCAGGCGGATGAGATGGTGAAGGGGTGTGCGCCCTCCACCTTATCAAAGCGGACAAACACAAACTGCCCGCTCTGATGGCCCGACCAGCGACCCTGGAGCTGCACGCCCACCTCCAGCACCCGCACGGGCTTGTGGGTATTGACCAGCGTCACCACACCCAGCACCCGTCGGCTCAGGCCAACCCGCCGCAACAGAATCACCACCGCAGCCAGGCTGCCACCCAGCATCAGCAACGCCATCACCGGGCCCATCAGTTGCCCCCAGTAACTGAACTTCATCAACACCATGGCATGGACCACCAGAAACAGGTAAGCCACGGCCAGCCAGCGGTGGGTTTTGAAAAATAGGTGGTACGGAAACCACTTGACCAGCGCCAGCACCATCAGCAACACGGCGGCGTAAAAAGCCCACTCACCCACACCCTCGGCCAGGCCGCGCTGGCTTTGCAGGAATTTGAAAATCGGGTTTGCAGGCTCGGGCGCGCGCTCATGCGCGTGGCGCTCCAGATAACCCAGGTTGGTCAGCCAGCTAGGGCTTTGTTTACACAACCAGTGCAGCGTGACCCACACCAGGCCGCTGATACCCAGCCATTTGTGCAGGCGGTACATCTTGTCCAGGCCACCGAAAAACGGCTCCAGCATCAGTGGTCGTGCGGCCAGCATCAGCGCCACACTCATCACGCCCATACCCATGATGCCGGTGAAGTTGATCAAGGCATTGCGCCAGCTGCCAAAACCCGATGGCATCTCCAAGCGCAGGTCAGCCAGCAACCACAACACGGCCAGCCCAGCCAAAAAACCCCAGAAGCTCAGTTTGATGTGTTTCACACAAGGCCCAGTCGCTGAGCACAGCCCATGTGTGCTAACCGGCTGACCCGTTGATGCCAGCGCAGTCAGCTTGACCCCAAGCGCAGAATAGTTCGGTGTGTTGGCACCCCCTGGCGCTCACGCAGTCGCCAGAGAGATCAGCGCGTCAGCGTCTGGATGAGCTGCTGGTGCTGCGGAAAGTTTGCGCTTAACGTAGCGCGATCCGCCAGACAGAAGTCGGCAAAATCAAAACCGGGCGCCACGGTGCAGCCCACCAGCGAGAAAGCGCCCCCATCAGCCACCCGGGACGCAAACCAGGTGTGGGCGGGCACCACATGCTGAAAAACCTCACCCTGGGCCACATCCGGCCCCAGGCGGGTGCAGCGCAAGTCTCCGGCCGGGTTGATCTCAAGCACCTCGAGCGCCTGCCCGGCATAAAAGTGCCACATCTCATCAGAGCGGATGCGGTGAAACGCGGAGAAGTTGCCCTGCTCCAGCAAGAAGTAGATGCCGGTGCTGGCATGTCTCTGAACCGCTGGGCCATTCTCAGCTTGGGTCACGTCCATCCGCAGCGGGCTGCGGTAGGTTTCCCGGTAATAGCCGCCTTCTGGGTGGGGCTGCAACTGCAGGGCCTGGATGAAAGTCTGGGCGTGGGTGCTCATGGGTCCTGACTTTAGCGGCTGGTGTCGACCGGGCCAAGGCCACAGGCCTTCGCGGCAATCTCCAGCGAACGCAGGCGCCGCGCTGGCTCGAACACATCACACACCAGCATCAGCTCATTGGCCTGGGTGGCCTCGGCCAGGGCCGCCAGGCCGCTGGCCACCTTGGCCGGGCCACCAATCACGGCGGCAGACAGGAAGTCGCCGATGGCGGCGCGTTCCTGCGGCTGCAGTGTCTCCATGAAGCCGGGTGTGGGTGGCTGCAACCGCTGGCGGGCACCGGTCAAGATGCCCAGCACCCGTTGGTAGGTGCTGCTGGCCAGAAACTCGGCTTCTTCGTCACTGTCGGCCGCCATCAGGGGCACCCCCACCACCACATAGGGCTGGCTCAGTGTTTTGGACGGCTTGAACAGGCTGCGATACAAGGCCAGCGCCTGGTGCAAGAGGCGTGGTGCAAAGTGCGCCGCAAACGCATAAGGCAGGCCACGCTCAGCCGCCAGTTGGGCCGAGAACAGGCTCGAACCCAGCAGCCAGATCGGCACATTGGTATCGGCGCCCGGCATGGCAATGATGCCTTGCCCGGGCTGGACAGGCCCCAGCAGCCGCTGCAGTTCGGCCACATCACGCGGAAAGTCCTGCTCTGTCTCGGCGCGGTCACGCCGCAGGGCGCGCATGGTGAGCCGGTCGGTGCCGGGGGCACGCCCCAGACCCAGGTCAATCCGGCCCGGGTACAGCTCGGCCAAGGTGCCAAAAGCCTCGGCCACCACCAGCGGCGCATGGTTGGGCAACATGATGCCACCGGAGCCGACCCGGATGTGTTGGGTGCCACCGGCGATGTAGCCCACCAGCACCGCCGTGGCCGAGCTGGCAATACCGGCCATGTTGTGGTGTTCGGCCAGCCAGTAGCGGGTGAAGCCCAGCGACTCCGCGTGCTGCGCGGTCTGCAAGGCAAGGGCCAGCGCCTGCGCCACGGTGCCACCTTCTCGGATAGCGACCAGGTCGAGCATGGAGAGTTGGAGGGATCGGGATGGGGTCATGGTGTTGAAATCTCAGAGGTGCAGGTCGGAAGGTGGAGAAACCCACCACATGCACATGGCGTGCACGATCCGTTGACACGCATTGTTGCCGCAGCCTGTAAAACCCCACACGACGCAGCCTTGATCGGCAACGTCTAGCGGCTTCGGTTGGGCTCGCTACTGAGCCCCCTGCCATCTCATATTTTGTATGGTCGTGGCGGCACATTCACATACAAAAATAGCGTCTAGCCCTTATAAAACAAGGGCCAGACGCTATCAAACTTAGCCTGAATGGATGGATGTGATCCGTCAAGCCTTCGCAGGCGCGTATTTGCTCACCGCTTCCCACAGCCCATTGAGGTACACCGCACCGAGTGCGCGGTCATACAGGCCATAACCGGGCTTGCCCGTCTCACCCCAGATCATGCGCCCATGGTCGGGACGCCAGTAACCCTCAAAACCCACGTCGTGGTAAGCCTTGACGATGGCCGCCATGTCCAGCGAGCCATCACAGGAGTTGTGGGTGGATTCAAAGAAGGTGCCATCGGGCTCGACCTTGACGTTGCGCAGGTGCCCAAAGTGGATACGGCCCTGGCCACCAAACTCTTTGACCAAGGACGGGATGTTGTTGCACAGGTCTGCACCCAGGGAGCCCGAGCACAGGGTCAGGCCGTTGGAGGTGGAGTCCACGATGTTGACCAGGCGTGCCAGGTCATCGCGGTTCTTGACAATGCGTGGCAGACCAAAGATCGGGCGCGGTGGATCGTCCGGGTGCATGGCCATCTTGATGCCCACTTCTTCTGCCACCGGGATGATGGCTTTGAGGAAGTACTCCAGGTTGGCCCACAAGCTTTCTTCGTCGACGGACTTGTAGTCGGCCAGCAGGGCCTTGAGCTCTTCGGGTTTGTAGCTGGCATCCCAGCCCGGCAGGGAGATGCCCTTCTCCGGGTCGATCTT is a window encoding:
- a CDS encoding DMT family transporter; this translates as MTTLPLQQPAHLLRLSDLTLLVVAMVWGTSYGVAKGALAFYPVLGFLALRFGLTFVLLLSSLLRASAQQRRDAWRSGLPLGGWLLAIFLCETFGVAHTQASNAALLISLCVVMTPFAQWWLLGQRPAPALFGFAAVSLLGAALLSGGLTGGLAWGDGLMLGAAVLRAILVCQTSRLTRQSSATSLQLTAVQSGVICLGCLLLALLTRGGLPDLPSQMVFWQGTLYLVLGCTVFAFFAQNWALKHSAPSRVALLTSSEPAFGALFAVWWLGESLSPLGWLGAALIVLAALWTTWRRH
- a CDS encoding M20/M25/M40 family metallo-hydrolase, producing MNAPVSTTLLNTPQALDQVSRAWDQDIVKQLSDYIAIPAKSPMFDPDWAQHGFIDTVVRNAFEWVQAQKVPGLQIEIVRLPGRTPVLFFELAASQGATQSQAPNPDNTRASGQTVMFYGHLDKQPEFTGWRADLGPWTPKYLEGKLYGRGGADDGYAIYAAVAAIQALQSQQVAHPRIVGLVETCEESGSRDLLPYIDALKPRLGEVGLVICLDSGAGNYDQLWLTNSLRGMASGVLKVEVLTEGVHSGDASGLVPSSFRILRHVLDRLEDSATGRLLPAQFHCEVPADRLVQAQATANILGDEIYKRFPWAHADCGGASQSMLPTTTDPLQALLNRTWLPTLSVTGVEGMPDLQNAGNVLRPYTAFKLSLRLPPLVDAASAVADLKTLLEDNAPYRAKVTFDHAAGATGWNAPSTAPWFEQALNAASQSCFGAPCGYIGQGGTIPLMNMLSMGFPKAQMMVCGVLGPKSNAHGPNEFLHVPYAKKLTAAVAQVIAAAAYAA
- a CDS encoding alpha/beta fold hydrolase; amino-acid sequence: MNSPHPNPSCAAALAPLAPVEGRTSGAWPIHYEVLGNPAHPAMVLIMGLGLQLVAWPDSLCQALVAGGYRVVRFDNRDCGLSARAPAHGRFDLLRTIAASVLKLPVPSPYTLHDMALDTLGVMDALQIQQAHIVGVSMGGMIGQVLAAAHPQRVLSLTSIMSTSGHPRLQQPALHVRRVVVSRPARPKDIESVIDNQVRIVRTIGSPVFRESDAALRERVGRGIRRAYEPAGLTRQVMAIIASGDRRPLLRRITAPTLVIHGRDDPLVPLPGGQDTADHIPGAKLLVVEGMGHDLSPALLPQLAQAILARCQSISASGPYNH
- a CDS encoding ferredoxin reductase family protein, with amino-acid sequence MKHIKLSFWGFLAGLAVLWLLADLRLEMPSGFGSWRNALINFTGIMGMGVMSVALMLAARPLMLEPFFGGLDKMYRLHKWLGISGLVWVTLHWLCKQSPSWLTNLGYLERHAHERAPEPANPIFKFLQSQRGLAEGVGEWAFYAAVLLMVLALVKWFPYHLFFKTHRWLAVAYLFLVVHAMVLMKFSYWGQLMGPVMALLMLGGSLAAVVILLRRVGLSRRVLGVVTLVNTHKPVRVLEVGVQLQGRWSGHQSGQFVFVRFDKVEGAHPFTISSAWTGDGHMVFLIKGLGDYTTLLPSRLKLGDPVHIEGPYGQFNFDSDCERQIWVGGGIGITPFVARLEELVLAPQAKPIDLFYATASPYHLAIHKLKLLAREARVTLHVLVEAQDGRLTAQSICALVPDWRLGDIWFCGPAKFGQALKTDFATRGLSGKNFHDELFDLR
- a CDS encoding LysR family transcriptional regulator, whose protein sequence is MNTPLENLTDMAVFACVVDAGSFSAAARHLGVTPSAVSRQVARLEAALHVRLLERSTRKLRLTEAGSAAYSRCQTLVAAAREVMALSDTQSATPRGLVRISMPKAFGRQVIHPLMPVFLARYPEVDVQLIITDRVVDLFEEAVDLAIRLTDAPPPGLAGRPLMPVHHRVCASPNYLRTHGTPVHPRDLAQHSCLYLGEDERDRHWRFRQGGDEVTVRVSGRYVANHSEVRLDGALQHLGLASLPDFTTRQALASGQLVSVLDDWTHVTDYAGTAWLLYPPNRYLAPKLRVWIDFVVAGLAADFG
- a CDS encoding cupin domain-containing protein, whose amino-acid sequence is MSTHAQTFIQALQLQPHPEGGYYRETYRSPLRMDVTQAENGPAVQRHASTGIYFLLEQGNFSAFHRIRSDEMWHFYAGQALEVLEINPAGDLRCTRLGPDVAQGEVFQHVVPAHTWFASRVADGGAFSLVGCTVAPGFDFADFCLADRATLSANFPQHQQLIQTLTR
- a CDS encoding sensor domain-containing diguanylate cyclase encodes the protein MPEITPTAAPRGKTHWAVHVNHRHRSLGYAMLLVVVGLHVAPQDRSPLLWLVLVAHFAVYPQLAFWLARRAADPMAAEIRHMYLDALSLGAWIAVLHFPLWISFVMVIGCLLNLTLYRGTRGWLEALSLLAVGCALAGSITGWTLQPQTDPWVTALAIVSVSLYLFFVSLDSQKRSMRLRDTRQELQTKELALQQQLAEIQSLQTQLREQVRRDALTGLFNRHHLSDVMERELARCARDGQPLSLLMIDIDYFKRINDSYGHQVGDDVLRETARLLLERTRDSDMLFRYGGEEFLLVLVAADAVVAKAVAEELRQRYELSPLALAGRPVMATLSIGVATFADHGVDFYSLVQAADQALYRAKRAGRNRVEVA
- a CDS encoding methyl-accepting chemotaxis protein, producing the protein MGLKTHKKQSVARRLALLSLTGLTLVLMLVAMTIGVIEWRSVHGLMRQSVGEKLQGIVAVADASEHTNREMAVRNFTRFRNEFDPALTYNKDTSELLSFGVPVNGDFSSVDRFNKDTGGVATVFSRKGDDFERVTTSLKKQDGERAMGTLLDRKHPAYALAMAGQTYTGPALLFGKPYMTHYEPVKDSSGQVIGIFFIGQDIGLQQAALEKQIIETRFFDSGGAYLIEVSGPAAEARFVVHPTASGKKLSELSPQAEGFVTELMTSPDGYLPQALPLLNGATDQRWVMVRKLELGKRWLVAEVSASEAMAQYWTNMSLIWALLAATALLLGLGLYLLVRRTVSQPLHELATAVLAVAQGDLTRTFESNRRDEIGELVTETEGMRLRYLQALQQVRHAAENIGTASSEIASGNQDLSQRTEQTASNLQRTASSMTQLTGAVQQSAAAAHQANQLAASAASVAARGGVVVGEVVSTMDEINQSSRRIADIISVIDSIAFQTNILALNAAVEAARAGEQGRGFAVVATEVRSLAGRSAEAAREIKALITASVDKVESGSRLVQNAGDTMREIVDSVQRVSDIIGEISAAAAEQSQGISSVNVAVGELDQMTQQNAALVEQSAAAAESLRDQAQRLEQAVSVFKLAHLATLSQTALAAQAPAPRLGQPHFQALGHTRG